In the genome of Ignavibacteriales bacterium, one region contains:
- a CDS encoding HAD-IIA family hydrolase — protein MIEKYDYFIFDLDGTIYRGNSIISRAAETVNHLKKIGKKIIYISNKTTGSIEEYYNFLSGFGLQIEKDEIINSTLVLKKYLSENHSGETFFAIGEKIFISEIEDAGLKYEEDPLKIKIVLITLDRTLNYEKLEIAGRALENGARFYAANIDDTCPVDVGEVLDAGATISALEKRTHRKLEKHFGKPSGYMINEIKQRLGSDLSKVLLTGDRLETDIAMGNACGIDTALVSTGVKYFPNGNADVKPTYNIDSVFDLIKTKISD, from the coding sequence ATGATTGAAAAATACGACTATTTCATCTTTGATCTTGACGGCACAATTTATCGCGGTAACAGTATTATCTCCAGAGCCGCAGAAACAGTAAATCATCTTAAGAAAATCGGGAAGAAAATAATTTACATCTCCAACAAAACCACAGGCAGCATTGAGGAATATTATAATTTCCTTTCCGGTTTCGGACTTCAAATTGAAAAGGACGAAATAATAAATTCTACATTAGTATTAAAAAAATATCTTTCTGAAAATCATTCTGGAGAAACATTTTTTGCGATTGGCGAAAAAATATTCATTAGTGAGATAGAAGATGCAGGTCTTAAGTATGAGGAAGACCCATTAAAAATTAAAATTGTTCTTATTACGCTGGACCGTACTTTGAATTATGAAAAACTTGAAATAGCAGGGCGCGCTCTTGAAAACGGTGCAAGATTCTATGCTGCCAATATAGATGATACCTGTCCTGTGGATGTGGGTGAAGTACTCGATGCCGGTGCTACAATATCTGCACTTGAAAAACGAACTCACAGAAAACTTGAAAAGCATTTTGGAAAACCATCAGGTTATATGATAAATGAAATTAAACAGCGTCTTGGTTCCGACCTGTCAAAAGTTCTTTTAACAGGTGACAGGCTTGAGACTGATATAGCGATGGGGAATGCATGCGGAATAGATACTGCGCTTGTTTCAACAGGCGTTAAGTATTTTCCAAACGGAAATGCAGATGTAAAGCCTACGTACAATATTGATTCGGTATTTGACCTGATAAAGACAAAAATCAGCGATTAA
- a CDS encoding RNA polymerase sigma factor: MLQTDSELIIKAQKGDALAFEELIYRYDKNVLSLVFKYVRDPDEAKDLYQDVFLRVYRGLKNFEHRSEFSTWLFRIATNVCLTYKSRHKKRMMVSFYDKPEDEHEENIFESTIADTGLTPDKKLEDIETDSKIQSALDNLSPKQKMSFVLKHYEGYKIREIAEIMDCKEGTIKKYLFDAVQKLRLELAAIYN; encoded by the coding sequence ATGCTGCAGACAGACTCAGAATTAATCATAAAAGCCCAAAAAGGTGATGCCCTGGCATTCGAGGAATTGATATACCGTTACGATAAGAACGTGCTTTCGCTGGTTTTCAAATATGTGCGGGACCCGGACGAAGCAAAAGACTTATACCAGGATGTTTTTTTAAGAGTCTACCGCGGACTGAAAAATTTTGAACATCGAAGTGAATTTTCAACATGGCTGTTCCGGATCGCAACAAATGTATGCCTTACTTATAAAAGCAGGCACAAAAAAAGGATGATGGTTTCGTTTTATGATAAACCGGAAGATGAACACGAAGAAAATATTTTTGAATCAACTATTGCTGATACCGGGTTGACGCCGGATAAAAAACTTGAAGACATTGAGACTGATTCGAAAATACAATCGGCTCTGGATAATTTGTCACCTAAACAAAAAATGTCATTTGTGCTTAAACATTATGAGGGATATAAGATAAGAGAGATAGCTGAAATTATGGATTGTAAAGAAGGAACGATTAAAAAGTATTTGTTTGATGCTGTTCAAAAGCTGCGCCTGGAACTTGCAGCAATATATAATTGA